Proteins encoded within one genomic window of Brassica rapa cultivar Chiifu-401-42 chromosome A09, CAAS_Brap_v3.01, whole genome shotgun sequence:
- the LOC117127830 gene encoding mavicyanin-like, protein MPGSSHHNHNETKPGSSKHNDSRSGSDDNDSRNPVFATPREVVVGGSRGWNYGVDLEEWASKTTFHVGDVLVFEYNNMTNRRHDVYLQTNLWSYRTCNFESRNKIASSEENGSKESFKFTLAMSQPYSFACGEDNGYYCRTYNMKFSVLPGA, encoded by the exons ATGCCAGGCTCATCGCACCATAACCATAATGAAACGAAGCCAGGCTCATCAAAACATAACGATTCGAGGTCAGGCTCAGACGATAACGATTCAAGGAACCCGGTCTTTGCAACACCAAGAGAGGTCGTAGTGGGAGGATCACGTGGATGGAACTACGGGGTGGATCTTGAAGAATGGGCTTCCAAGACTACTTTCCATGTCGGCGATGTTCTTG TTTTCGAGTACAACAATATGACAAACCGAAGACATGACGTGTACTTGCAAACAAATCTGTGGAGTTACAGGACCTGCAACTTCGAAAGTAGAAATAAGATTGCTTCATCGGAGGAGAATGGATCTAAAGAGAGTTTCAAATTTACTCTTGCAATGTCACAGCCTTACTCTTTTGCATGCGGAGAGGATAACGGCTATTATTGCCGTACGTATAACATGAAGTTCAGCGTTCTCCCAGGCGCCTGA
- the LOC117128100 gene encoding variant surface antigen E-like yields MSLSFSQTKLLVILVAFACVFSSGSEAWSWSWSSGSGSGSGWESHGSGGSASGSGTNPDGSHWSWKWDTRSGWRWRSDSNRTKPGSSNHNVTKPEGSSNHNVTKPGSSNHNVTKPEGSSNHNVTKPGSSNHNVTKPGSSHHNHNETKPGSSKHNDSRSGSDDNDSRNPVFATPREVVVGGSRGWNYGVDLEEWASKTTFHVGDVLVFEYNNMTNRRHDVYLQTNLWSYRTCNFESRNKIASSEENGSKESFKFTLAMSQPYSFACGEDNGYYCRTYNMKFSVLPGA; encoded by the exons ATGTCGCTGTCTTTTTCACAAACGAAGTTACTGGTAATCCTTGTGGCCTTTGCATGCGTCTTCTCATCAGGCTCAGAGGCATGGAGCTGGAGCTGGAGCTCCGGTTCAGGCTCAGGCTCGGGTTGGGAATCCCACGGCTCAGGCGGATCAGCCTCAGGTTCGGGTACAAACCCTGATGGTTCGCACTGGAGTTGGAAGTGGGACACACGGTCAGGCTGGAGATGGAGGTCAGACTCAAACCGTACGAAGCCAGGCTCATCGAACCATAACGTTACGAAGCCTGAAGGCTCATCAAATCATAACGTTACGAAGCCAGGCTCATCGAACCATAACGTTACGAAGCCTGAAGGCTCATCAAATCATAACGTTACTAAGCCAGGCTCATCGAACCATAACGTTACGAAGCCGGGCTCATCGCACCATAACCATAATGAAACGAAGCCAGGCTCATCAAAACATAACGATTCGAGGTCAGGCTCAGACGATAACGATTCAAGGAACCCGGTCTTTGCAACACCAAGAGAGGTCGTAGTGGGAGGATCACGTGGATGGAACTACGGGGTGGATCTTGAAGAATGGGCTTCCAAGACTACTTTCCATGTCGGCGATGTTCTTG TTTTCGAGTACAACAATATGACAAACCGAAGACATGACGTGTACTTGCAAACAAATCTGTGGAGTTACAGGACCTGCAACTTCGAAAGTAGAAATAAGATTGCTTCATCGGAGGAGAATGGATCTAAAGAGAGCTTCAAATTTACTCTTGCAATGTCACAGCCTTACTCTTTTGCATGCGGAGAGGATAACGGCTATTATTGCCGTACCTATAACATGAAGTTTAGCGTTCTCCCAGGCGCCTGA